In Nitrospira sp., a single genomic region encodes these proteins:
- a CDS encoding site-specific DNA-methyltransferase, with protein MLAHLLANGFRGKVNLIYIDPPFDSGADYVRKVSLRGAKGTAKLDGESYTLGEQIQYTDIWANDNYLQFMYERLMLLKELLAEEGSIWLHCDAHRSHFLRCLLDEVFGSDNFRNEVIREKQRRGKHHANLAVGSIHDTLLHFSKGEKITWNEVRREIPERVLLERYPLEDEIGRYALADCTNFKVSRPNLTYEFCGFTRTWKWTEEEMLRKYKEGEVVQIAPGNIPRRKVRPNPEGDKLQSIWYDVADTEKESDYPTEKSVSLLERIIEVASDSGDLILDCFIGSGTTGAIAQKLGRRWIGCDINKGAIQTTAKRLQTITQEQIEMDKQRPLALPLTGTGTGSAGASPQDAEPVPAQLAFTVWRVNDYDLAIQHNEAINLACEHIGIQRTRTDAYFDGTLGKSLVKIVPFGHPLTPLDLEELKRELDARPDEDRPTTLVCLGMELAAKAWIED; from the coding sequence GTGCTGGCCCATCTGCTCGCCAATGGCTTTCGTGGCAAGGTGAACCTGATCTACATCGACCCGCCGTTCGATTCAGGAGCCGATTATGTGCGGAAGGTGTCGCTCCGCGGCGCGAAGGGCACAGCCAAGCTCGACGGCGAGAGCTATACGTTGGGCGAGCAGATCCAGTACACCGACATCTGGGCGAACGACAATTATCTCCAGTTCATGTATGAGCGGCTGATGCTGCTCAAAGAATTGCTCGCAGAGGAAGGGAGTATTTGGCTTCATTGTGATGCGCATCGATCTCATTTTCTCCGCTGTTTGCTGGACGAGGTGTTTGGGTCCGACAATTTTCGCAACGAGGTCATTCGGGAAAAGCAGAGACGTGGTAAGCATCACGCTAACCTGGCAGTCGGCTCTATTCATGACACACTGTTGCACTTCTCAAAGGGTGAGAAGATTACATGGAATGAGGTTCGACGGGAGATACCCGAGCGAGTTCTTCTTGAACGATATCCGCTTGAAGACGAGATCGGTAGGTATGCTCTTGCGGATTGCACCAATTTCAAGGTTTCGAGGCCCAACCTGACCTATGAATTCTGCGGGTTCACCAGAACCTGGAAGTGGACCGAAGAAGAAATGCTTCGTAAGTACAAAGAAGGTGAGGTTGTCCAGATAGCTCCAGGAAATATCCCTCGCCGTAAGGTCCGCCCGAATCCAGAGGGCGACAAGCTTCAGAGCATCTGGTATGACGTGGCAGATACAGAAAAAGAAAGTGATTATCCAACGGAAAAGTCAGTGAGCCTCCTAGAGAGAATAATTGAAGTGGCGTCTGACTCTGGCGACCTCATCCTCGACTGCTTCATCGGCTCCGGTACGACAGGAGCAATCGCCCAAAAGCTCGGCCGCCGCTGGATCGGCTGCGATATCAACAAAGGCGCGATTCAGACTACGGCCAAGCGGCTGCAGACGATCACCCAGGAACAGATCGAGATGGACAAGCAACGCCCCCTTGCGCTTCCGCTAACGGGGACAGGCACCGGCTCCGCCGGAGCCAGTCCCCAAGACGCGGAGCCTGTCCCCGCGCAACTCGCCTTCACCGTCTGGCGCGTGAACGACTACGATTTGGCTATTCAGCACAATGAAGCGATCAATCTCGCTTGTGAGCATATCGGCATTCAGCGAACCCGTACGGATGCCTATTTCGACGGTACGCTCGGCAAGTCACTCGTCAAGATCGTGCCCTTCGGCCACCCGCTCACGCCGCTCGATCTGGAAGAACTGAAACGGGAGCTGGATGCCCGCCCGGATGAAGACCGGCCCACCACGCTGGTCTGCCTCGGCATGGAGCTGGCCGCGAAGGCCTGGATCGAAGACTGA